In Deinococcus aquiradiocola, the sequence GCCGTCGCCGTGCTCCCCAAGGGCAGTGCCGCGCCGACCGTGTGGTTGCGCGGCGATCACTTCGTGGTGGACCTCCCGCAGGCGTACACGAACCTCAACTACGGCGTGAGCGGCGAACGCATGCTGCTGTGCACGCTGACGCGCACGCTGCTCGAACAGCGCGGCAAGGACGTGATGTTCCTGGTGGGCGGCAGGAACGCCGACACCCTGCTGGGGCACGCGGACCTGCACGCACCGTACGCGCGGGAGGACTGCTCGGATGAGTGAGGCGCCGACCCTTCCCTGGACGGGCTGCCGTTGATCACGAGCATCACCCTGCAGGGTTTCAAATCGTTCGCGGACCGCACCCGGCTGGAGTTCGGGCCGGGCGTCACGGCCGTCATCGGTCCGAACGGGTCGGGGAAGAGCAACGTGGTGGAGGCGCTCCGCTGGGTGAGTCATCAGGCGCGCGCGCGTGAACTGCGGGCCGCGAAGGCGACGGAACTCATCTTTCACGGGAGTGCCGGGGACGGCGGTGGGCCGCGCGCCGGCAAGGCCGCGCTGGGTCTCGCGGAAGTGCAGCTGGAACTGCGCACCCATGCGGGCGAGCGGCTGCACGTGTCGCGCCGCGTGTACCGGGACGGGAGTGCCGAGCAGGACCTGATGGGCCGCCCGGCGCGCGCGCGTGACGTGCAGGGCGCGCTGCGCGGCACGGGCCTCGGGAGCGGCGGGCTCGCCGTGATCGGGCAGGGCGAGGTGGGGAGCGTCGTGCAGGCGGAGGGCCAGACGCTGCTGCAGTACGTGCAGGAGGCGGCGGGATTGTCGCGCAGCGTGGCGGCGCGGCAGGACACGGCCGCGCAGCTGCGTGCCGCCGAGACGCAGCTGTCGCAGGTGCGGCTGCTGGAGGAGGAACTGGAGGGCCGCACGGCGCGGCTGCGCGTGGCGGCGGACGCGGCCGTCCGGCACCGTGCGCTCAGCCTGCGGCAGCTGGGCCTGCAGGACGCCCTGGCACGCGCGCGGCAGCTGCAGACGCTGGACGAGATCGCGGCCCTGAAGGACCGCGTCACGGAGCTGACGCTGGAGGGGACGCGCGCGTCGCAGGAGGTCACGGACGCGGCCGCCGGGCTGGACCGCGCGCGTGAGACGGTCGCGGAGGCGCGCGCGGCGCAGCAGGCGCACGGCCAGGCGCTGGACCTGTACCGCGCGGCGCAGCAGGCGCACGCGCAGGCGCTGGCCGCGCACGGTCAGGCGGAACGCGACCTCGCGGACGTGCAGGCGGCCCTGCGGAGTCTGGACGTCACGCCGCCCGAGCGGCCCACCCCGCCCCTCGACGCGCTGAGTGCCGAGGCGACCGGCGCGGCCCGCACCCTGCGGGACCTGCAGCGACAGGCCCGCGAGCTGGACGGCGTCCTGCGCGGCGCGCGCGACCGGGCGAACGCTTCTGCCCGCCGGGACGCCGCCCGGGACGCGCAGCGTTCGACGCTCAGCGCCGAGGCCGAACGGCTGCGCGCGGCGCTGGACGCGGAACGTGCCGCCCTGGACGCCACGCAGGCCGAAGCGGCGAGGCTCGCCGAGGTGACGCGCCGCCTGGAGGACGCGCACGCTCAGGCGGCGCAGCGGCATGCGGCGCTCCTCGACCGGGAGCGGTCGGTGCGTCAGGCCCTGCAGGCCGTGAACGCCGAGCTGCCGCCCCTGCGCCGTGAACTGGAGCGCCTGGAAGGCAGCCTGAACAGTTACGCCCGCTACGCGGAAGGGCCGCGCAACGCCCTGCGGTCCGATCACGCGGGCATCGTGGGGTCCGTCGCGGACCTGCTGACGGTCCCGGCGGAGCACGAGACGGCGGTCGGCGCGGCGCTGGGACGGCGGCTGGAGCAGGTGGTGGTGGCGACGGCCGACGACGCGCGCGAGATCATCGAGATCCTCAAGCGTGGCGGGGGTCGCGCGACGTTCCTGCCGCTGGACCTGCTGCGGCCCAGGCCGCGCCGGGATGCGGCACTGCTGCACGAGCGGGGCGTGATCGGGAACCTCAGTGACCTGTGCCCGTCCGACCCGCCCATCGTGGGGCAGAACCTGCTGTCCGACACGCTCCTGATGGATTCCCTGGCGTCCGCGACGGCGCTCGCGCGGCGGCACGCGAACCGGCCGCGCCTCGTGACGGTGGACGGCGAACTGATCGAGCCGGGCGGCGCGCTCACCGGCGGGCGCCTGCGGGACAGTGGCGCGGCCGTCCTGGCGGACCAGCGGCGCTTCGCGGAGGCGCAGGACGAGGTGGAGGTCCTGACGCAGCGGCACGCGCGCCTCATGGCGGACCTCGTGGACCTGTCAGGCGACGTGGAGGACAGCGCCACCAGCGAGAGCGTCGCGCGGGCCGCCCGGGACGCGCACCGGGCGCGCGAGCGGGACGGGGGCGTGCAGCTCGCGCGGCTGCAGGCGAGTTCCGCGTCCCTGGAGGGACAGTGGACGGCGCTGCAGGCGCGCCTGACCCCGCAGGACGCTCAGGAGACGGCGGGTACGGTGGACGACGGGCCGGACGTGACGGCGCTCGAAGCGCAGCTGGACGCGGTGCGGCTGGACGCGGAGCACTGGTCGGCGCGGGAGCGTGAACTGAACGACGCGCTCGCCGCGGGACGAGCCCTGGAAGTCGCGTGGCGAGCACACCGGGACGCGCTCGCCCGTGCGAATGACCTGCACGGGCGGCAGGCGACGCTCTCCGAACGGCAGCAGGCCCTCGCGGCGCAGCTTCCGGCGCTGCAGGCGGCCGTCAGGGCACGCAGCACGGACCTGGGCGCGCTGGACCCGCAGGCGCTCGCTCACGCGGAAGCGCGGCGGGACGCGGTGTCGCAGGCGTACGCGGCGCTGATCGCGCGGCAGAACCGCATTCTCGCCGCGCTGGAGGACGCGCGGCTCACGCAGGCCCGCCGGGAAGGCAGCCTCGCGACCCTGCCGGACGGGACGCTGCCGCCCGGCCTGCCGCGCGAGTGGCAGGCGACCCTCACGCAGACGACCCGCGAACTGGAATCGCTCGGCACCGTGAACGCGTCGGCGGCGGACGAACTCGCGGCCGAGCAGGCGCGCCTGGACGCCCTGACGCGCGAACGCGAGGACGTGGAGCGGGCTGCCACGGAACTGCGCCAGCACCTGACGGTCATGGACCGGGCCGAGCAGACGGCGACGCACGCGGCCCTCACGCGGGTGGGGCAGGCGTTCGCGGAGTACTCCGGCGAGCTGCTCGGCGGTCAGGGCGAACTGGAGCTGGAGCACGACCCGGACGCGCGCCTCGTGGGCCTGAAGCTCGCGGTGCAGCCGAAAGGGAAGAGGACGCGCAGCCTGAACCTGCTGTCGGCCGGGGAACGCACCATGGCGGGCCTCGCGTTCCTGTTCGCGCTCGGGCACGCGCCCTCCGACCGGGAGGGAGGCGCGGCCGGACTGCCGCTCGCGGTGCTGGACGAGGTGGACGCCCCGCTCGACGAGGCGAACATCCGGCGTTTCACGCGCTTCCTGACATTGTTCGCCGCGCGCGGCTCGCAATTCCTGCTCGTCACGCACCAGAAGGCGACGATGGAGGTGGCGGGCGCCCTGTGGGGCGTGACGACCGACGGGAGCGGCGCGTCCAGGGTGCTGAGCATCCGGCAGTCGGATGATGTCGTGCCCGGCTGAAGGGCTCTGAACAGGCAAAACGAGAGTCAATTCACATGCACGATTTATCGTGAATACTTTCACTTACACGCCTCTTCCATCACAGAGCGCCGGTCAGGACGCATTTCGACGCATTTCAAGGAATTCCCTCCACGCGACCCGGGCAGGGCGCGCAGAGGCACTCCACGCATCCCTGCTTGCCCCGAAATCTACCCTTTGCGCAATTTTCCTTCGTTGTCTCGGCATTTAGGAGGCTTGAACGCAATGATCGCCTTTTAAAGTGCTAGTATTCATGTCAATGTTGCCGACCTCGAAGAATGACCTGCCGAACGACCTCACGACGCTGCTCGGGGAACACCAGGCACACGTCCTGCTGACGCCCGGCCCCACGCCGATCCATCCGGACGCCACGCGCGCCTTCCTGCGCCCCATGCTGGGGCACATGGACCGCGAGGTGTTCGCCCTGAACGGCGAGATTCAGGCGGACCTGCGCGCCATGTACGGCACGGCGCCCGAGGCGTTCACGGCACTGCTCGCCGGGACGGGCAGTCTGGGGATGGAGGCGGGATTCGCGAACCTCGTCGAGCCGGGCGACGAGGTCCTCGTGTGCGCGAACGGGTCCTTCGGTCGCCGCATGGCCGAGATGGCGGCCCGCTACGGCGCGCGCGTGCGCCTCGTGACGGCGCCGCTCGGCGAGGCGATCGACCCGGCGGACGTGGCCGCTCACCTCGACGGTGTGCAGATGGTCGCCGTGGTGCACGGCGAGACGAGCACCGGCGTGCTGAACCCCGTCCCCAGAATCGCGGAGCTCGTGCGTGGCAGCGGCGCGCTCCTCACGGTGGACGCCGTCACGACCGCCGGCATGGAGCCCTTCCTGGCCGAGCAGTGGGGCGTGGACTACGCGTACACCGGCGCGCAGAAGTGCCTGTCGGCCCCTCCCGGCCTCGCGCCCGTCGCGGTGAGTGAGCGGGCCTTCGCGCGCTTCAGTGCGCGCCGCACGCCGAACCCCTCGTGGTACACGGACCTCGGCGGCCTGCGCGACTACTGGACGGACCACACATACCATCACACGGTTCCCGTGAACCTGCACTTCGCGTTCCACGCCGCGCTGCGCGCCGCCCTGCGTGAGGGCCTCGACGCGCGCGCCCTGCGCGTCCGTCAGATGGGGCAGGCGATCAGCGCGGCCCTCGCCCCGCTGGGCTTCACGCACTACGTGAAGCGCCCCGAGGACCGCCTGCCGACCGTGCTCGCCCTGCGTCTCCCGGAAGGCCTCGACGACGCGGGCATCCGCGGGCAGCTGCGCGACCGGAACATCAGCATCACGGGCGGCCTCGGGCCGACGGCGGGCCTGATCTGGCGTCTCGGGCTGATGGGGGAGGCCGCGAGGCCCGAACCGTACCGCGTGCTGCTCTCGAACCTGGAGGACCTGCTCGGCGAGCGCGGCATCGTGTCCCGCTTCGAGGACGCGCTCGTGCAGGTCGGCCTGACGCCCCAACCCGAACTCGCCCACGCCTGAGCAAGACGAAGGCGGGCCGCCCCGAACGTGGGCGGCCCGCCTTCCTGTCTCCGAACCCCCGTCAGTCGCGTTCTTCACGCACCAGCAGGACAGGCACGCTCGAACCGCGGACGACGCGCAGGGTCGTTCGGCTGATCGGCAGGCCGAGGATCGTCTCGCTGTGCGGCGTCATCACCACGAGGTCCGGGCGGTGGTCGTCGATCATCTTCAGGATGCCTCTGGACGGCACCATCTCCACGAGGTAACTCGTGGCGCGCACGCCCCTGCGTTCGGCGGCACTCACCACGCGCGCCAGCTGCTCCTGCGCGAGCTGCAGCTGCGTGTTCGTCTCCGTGACGGCCACGCCGCTCGCGGTGCGGTTCGCGCGCCGCTCCAGTTTCACGGCGCTCATCACGAGCACTTCCGCGCCGCACGCGGCCGCGAGGTCCAGCGCGTGCCGCGCGGCCGCGCGGCGGGACGGGTCGCCGTCCAGCGTGAGCAGGATGCGCCGGTACACGTCACACCCCCCCGGTGGTGGGAAGCGTGACGGGCGCGTCGTCGTACTCGATGGGGACGTGCACGTCCGGGCGTCCTTTCTTCACGAAGGTCCGCGTGATCAGGTACGCGACCGGTCCCGTGGCGAGCGCGCCGAGCGACGTCCACAGGAACGCCGTCCCGTCACTCTGGTACGTGCTGACGGCCGCCAGGATCAGGATCGCGGCAGGCGGCACGGCGATCAGGGCCGCGCCGACCGTGCCGCCCGGCACGCGGAACGGCCTGCGCATGCGCGGCTCCTTCACGCGCAGCGCGACGAGCGCCGCGAACTCCAGCAGCAGCGCCACACCGTACAGGATGACGGTCGTGACGAGCAGACTGTCGAAGGTGCCGGTCTCCAGCACGGCCAGCAGCACCGAGCACACGATGATCGCCACGTAGGGCGTGCCGTACCGCGGGTGCAGGCGCGTGATGGCGGGCGGCAGGTAATGGTCGGCGGCCAGCACGAACGGCAGCCGCGAAGACGACAGCAGCACCGCCGTGAACAGGCCCGCCGCGCTGAACAGCCCGCCGATGGCGACCCACACGCCCAGCCAGCGTCCGCCGATCAGGGCGGCAATGTCAGGCCACTTCCCGGCCTCCCATTTCGTCCAGTCGAAACCGCTCACGAGGCCCGACAGCAGCGGCACGAGGTACGCGACGATGACGAGCAGCACGCTGAACACCATCGCTTTCGGCAGGGTCTTCAGGGGATTGTCGATCTCGTCGAGGACGGTACTGATCCCGTCCCAGCCGAGGTAGTTGTACATCACTACGAACAGGCCCAGCCCGAACGCGGCGAGCGGCGACGTGCCGGTCGGCGTGACGGGCAGGTACACGGCATTCGGGTGCTGCAGGTACTTCACGAGCGCCAGGACGGCCATCACCACGAACGGCGCCAGCACGAGCGCCGCGAACAGCTTGGTGGAATCCCCGACCGTCTTCGCGCCCCGCACGTTGATGTACGCGAAGAACGCCGTCATGCCGATCGCGACCAGCCAGTGCGCGACGCGCGACGTGTCCAGCAGCGTGAAGTTGAACAGCTGTCCCAGCAGACTGCTCAGGTAATCCACGAACAGCACCGCGAAGCTCGACGTGATGACGATCCCGTACAGCCAGCTCGTCCACGCCTCCACGAAGCCCCAGAACGGCCCCAGGGCACGCTTCACCCACGCGTAGTACCCGCCCGCGACGGGCATCGCGGTGCTGAGTTCCGTCACCATCAGCACCGTCGGGATACTCCAGATGAACGGCGTCACGATCACCAGCAGGATCGCCATGCCGGGCGCCGACGCGCTCACCACGCCCTCCAGGCCGTACGCGCCGCCCGCCACGCAGAAGTAGATGACCATCACCACGGACCACAAGCCCAGCTTGGGTTTGACGACCTGCGGCGTCACAGCCTGAACGACCTGATCTGAATGCATCTGCACCTCGCTCACGTCCTGCACCATGACGACCTCCACGTGCGAAGGTCAGTTGACCGTGCCGCGCGTGCACGGCCCCGATACGACAAGGCCCCGGCATTCGTTCCGGGGCACGTCGTCCCGAGCAGCTTAGCAAATCATGAAGATCGGTGAGTGCCGGGTCGTCCAGTCAGGAGAACGTCAGGGGAACGGCCGGCAGGGAACCCCCACCGGCCGCACCAGGACACCGTCCCGGGTTACTGCACGACGCTGAACGGCAGCCCGGTGGAGCGCATGTCGCCCACCTGCACGAACAGCCAGCTGCCGCCCACGGGAGCGTTCGCCGGGACCGTGAACACG encodes:
- a CDS encoding AAA family ATPase; the encoded protein is MITSITLQGFKSFADRTRLEFGPGVTAVIGPNGSGKSNVVEALRWVSHQARARELRAAKATELIFHGSAGDGGGPRAGKAALGLAEVQLELRTHAGERLHVSRRVYRDGSAEQDLMGRPARARDVQGALRGTGLGSGGLAVIGQGEVGSVVQAEGQTLLQYVQEAAGLSRSVAARQDTAAQLRAAETQLSQVRLLEEELEGRTARLRVAADAAVRHRALSLRQLGLQDALARARQLQTLDEIAALKDRVTELTLEGTRASQEVTDAAAGLDRARETVAEARAAQQAHGQALDLYRAAQQAHAQALAAHGQAERDLADVQAALRSLDVTPPERPTPPLDALSAEATGAARTLRDLQRQARELDGVLRGARDRANASARRDAARDAQRSTLSAEAERLRAALDAERAALDATQAEAARLAEVTRRLEDAHAQAAQRHAALLDRERSVRQALQAVNAELPPLRRELERLEGSLNSYARYAEGPRNALRSDHAGIVGSVADLLTVPAEHETAVGAALGRRLEQVVVATADDAREIIEILKRGGGRATFLPLDLLRPRPRRDAALLHERGVIGNLSDLCPSDPPIVGQNLLSDTLLMDSLASATALARRHANRPRLVTVDGELIEPGGALTGGRLRDSGAAVLADQRRFAEAQDEVEVLTQRHARLMADLVDLSGDVEDSATSESVARAARDAHRARERDGGVQLARLQASSASLEGQWTALQARLTPQDAQETAGTVDDGPDVTALEAQLDAVRLDAEHWSARERELNDALAAGRALEVAWRAHRDALARANDLHGRQATLSERQQALAAQLPALQAAVRARSTDLGALDPQALAHAEARRDAVSQAYAALIARQNRILAALEDARLTQARREGSLATLPDGTLPPGLPREWQATLTQTTRELESLGTVNASAADELAAEQARLDALTREREDVERAATELRQHLTVMDRAEQTATHAALTRVGQAFAEYSGELLGGQGELELEHDPDARLVGLKLAVQPKGKRTRSLNLLSAGERTMAGLAFLFALGHAPSDREGGAAGLPLAVLDEVDAPLDEANIRRFTRFLTLFAARGSQFLLVTHQKATMEVAGALWGVTTDGSGASRVLSIRQSDDVVPG
- a CDS encoding universal stress protein, coding for MYRRILLTLDGDPSRRAAARHALDLAAACGAEVLVMSAVKLERRANRTASGVAVTETNTQLQLAQEQLARVVSAAERRGVRATSYLVEMVPSRGILKMIDDHRPDLVVMTPHSETILGLPISRTTLRVVRGSSVPVLLVREERD
- a CDS encoding alanine--glyoxylate aminotransferase family protein, whose translation is MLPTSKNDLPNDLTTLLGEHQAHVLLTPGPTPIHPDATRAFLRPMLGHMDREVFALNGEIQADLRAMYGTAPEAFTALLAGTGSLGMEAGFANLVEPGDEVLVCANGSFGRRMAEMAARYGARVRLVTAPLGEAIDPADVAAHLDGVQMVAVVHGETSTGVLNPVPRIAELVRGSGALLTVDAVTTAGMEPFLAEQWGVDYAYTGAQKCLSAPPGLAPVAVSERAFARFSARRTPNPSWYTDLGGLRDYWTDHTYHHTVPVNLHFAFHAALRAALREGLDARALRVRQMGQAISAALAPLGFTHYVKRPEDRLPTVLALRLPEGLDDAGIRGQLRDRNISITGGLGPTAGLIWRLGLMGEAARPEPYRVLLSNLEDLLGERGIVSRFEDALVQVGLTPQPELAHA
- a CDS encoding APC family permease; protein product: MVQDVSEVQMHSDQVVQAVTPQVVKPKLGLWSVVMVIYFCVAGGAYGLEGVVSASAPGMAILLVIVTPFIWSIPTVLMVTELSTAMPVAGGYYAWVKRALGPFWGFVEAWTSWLYGIVITSSFAVLFVDYLSSLLGQLFNFTLLDTSRVAHWLVAIGMTAFFAYINVRGAKTVGDSTKLFAALVLAPFVVMAVLALVKYLQHPNAVYLPVTPTGTSPLAAFGLGLFVVMYNYLGWDGISTVLDEIDNPLKTLPKAMVFSVLLVIVAYLVPLLSGLVSGFDWTKWEAGKWPDIAALIGGRWLGVWVAIGGLFSAAGLFTAVLLSSSRLPFVLAADHYLPPAITRLHPRYGTPYVAIIVCSVLLAVLETGTFDSLLVTTVILYGVALLLEFAALVALRVKEPRMRRPFRVPGGTVGAALIAVPPAAILILAAVSTYQSDGTAFLWTSLGALATGPVAYLITRTFVKKGRPDVHVPIEYDDAPVTLPTTGGV